One genomic segment of Gossypium arboreum isolate Shixiya-1 chromosome 3, ASM2569848v2, whole genome shotgun sequence includes these proteins:
- the LOC108489301 gene encoding serine/threonine-protein kinase STY46-like isoform X2 — translation MDRVEDVLLHHKLLALAKDPERRPVYHIRFLENLCTKADAIDDKQYINSLSPQSFDDGDSEKVVPSHKRSRDHPVDFEPCSKLEDLNLDVRKNSKCEEDVHLTENFTKRQEIVHIPTHEVIFSTTDRPKLLSQLSALLSDIGLNIREAHVFSTTDGYSLSVFVVDGWPVEDTDGLNKAMEKAVARSKGSFPGSSHSPPAIEDASETQEKSGDWEIDRRLLKIGEKIACGSCGDLYRGTYLGQDVAVKILRSEHLNDTLEDEFAQEVAILREVQHRNVVRFIGACTKSPQLSIVTEYMPGGSLYDYLHKNLNVLKLSQLLKFAIDVCKGMEYLHQNHIIHRDLKTANLLMDTDNVVKVADFGVARFLNQGGVMTAETGTYRWMAPEVINHQPYDQKADVFSFAVVLWELVSAKVPYDTMTPLQAALGVRQGLRPELPENAHPKLLDLMQRCWEAAPDKRPSFSEITTELETLFEEVEETTEAVNGN, via the exons AACCTTTGCACCAAAGCAGATGCTATTGATGATAAACAATATATAAATTCTTTATCTCCCCAGTCTTTTGATGATGGAGATAGTGAAAAGGTTGTTCCATCACATAAAAG AAGCAGGGATCATCCAGTTGACTTTGAACCTTGCTCTAAGCTTGAGGACCTAAATTTGGATGTCAGAAAGAATTCCAAGTGTGAAGAAGACGTACATCTGACTGAGAACTTTACCAAAAG GCAAGAAATTGTACATATTCCAACTCATGAAGTGATATTTTCTACCACTGACAGGCCAAAGCTGCTTAGTCAG CTTTCTGCATTGCTTTCAGATATAGGACTTAACATTCGTGAAGCACATGTGTTCTCAACAACTGATGGCTACTCTTTGAGTGTGTTTGTAGTAGATGGGTGGCCTGTTGAG GATACAGATGGTTTAAATAAAGCTATGGAAAAAGCGGTCGCTAGAAGCAAG GGATCTTTTCCTGGATCTTCACATTCACCTCCAGCTATAGAAGATGCATCAGAAACACAAGAAAAATCTGGCGACTGGGAGATAGATAGAAGACTTCTGAAGATAGGAGAAAAAATAGCTTGTGGGTCTTGTGGAGATCT GTATCGTGGTACCTACCTTGGGCAAGATGTTGCTGTCAAAATTCTTAGAtctgagcatttgaatgatactctTGAAGATGAGTTTGCTCAAGAGGTGGCAATCCTACG GGAGGTCCAGCACAGAAATGTTGTTCGTTTTATTGGTGCCTGTACCAAGTCTCCACAGTTGAGCATAGTAACAG AGTACATGCCTGGGGGAAGCTTGTATGACTATTTGCATAAGAATCTTAATGTTTTGAAGCTCTCTCAGTTGCTGAAGTTTGCTATTGATGTCTGCAAAGGAATGGAGTATTTGCATCAAAACCACATAATTCATCGGGACCTGAAGACAGCAAATTTGTTAATGGATACAGACAAT GTTGTCAAGGTGGCAGATTTTGGTGTCGCCCGGTTCTTGAACCAAGGAGGAGTAATGACAGCTGAGACTGGGACATATAGATGGATGGCACCTGAG GTTATAAACCATCAGCCCTATGATCAAAAAGCTGATGTATTCAGTTTTGCTGTTGTACTGTGGGAGCTAGTGTCAGCCAAG GTTCCTTACGATACCATGACACCACTACAAGCTGCATTGGGAGTGAGACAG gGCCTGCGTCCGGAACTACCTGAGAATGCACATCCAAAACTCTTAGATTTGATGCAGAGATGTTGGGAAGCGGCTCCTGACAAGCGACCGTCCTTCTCGGAGATAACAACTGAGCTTGAGACACTTTTTGAGGAAGTTGAG GAAACAACAGAAGCAGTAAATGGGAACTGA